From one Burkholderia pyrrocinia genomic stretch:
- a CDS encoding type II toxin-antitoxin system VapC family toxin: protein MVKALFDTNILIDYLGGVESARVELARYHYRAISTISWMEVLVGTSAHDEAPTRAWLSSFDVIALDSTIANRAVTIRKERRIRLPDAIVWASAQVNGLLLVSRNTKDFPATEPGVRVPYQV from the coding sequence ATGGTAAAAGCTCTCTTCGACACCAACATCCTGATCGACTATCTGGGCGGCGTGGAATCCGCACGCGTAGAGTTGGCCCGCTACCACTATCGTGCGATCAGCACGATCTCGTGGATGGAGGTCCTGGTCGGCACGTCCGCACATGACGAAGCCCCGACTCGCGCATGGCTCTCGTCATTCGATGTCATCGCGCTCGACAGCACGATTGCGAATCGCGCCGTGACTATCCGCAAGGAACGCCGCATACGCCTGCCCGACGCGATCGTCTGGGCATCGGCGCAAGTGAACGGGCTGCTGCTCGTGTCGCGCAACACGAAAGACTTTCCCGCCACCGAACCCGGCGTTCGCGTGCCCTATCAGGTCTGA
- the ahpC gene encoding alkyl hydroperoxide reductase subunit C: MPIINTQIKPFKATAYHNGDFVPVSEENFKGKWSVVVFYPADFTFVCPTELGDLADRYAEFQKLGVEIYGVSTDTHFTHKAWHDTSDTIGKIKYPMIGDPTLTLSRNFDVLIEEEGMALRGTFVINPEGEIKLCEIHDNGIGRDAGELLRKVQAAQYIAAHPGEVCPAKWTPGAETLTPSLDLIGKI, encoded by the coding sequence ATGCCGATCATCAACACCCAAATCAAGCCGTTCAAGGCAACCGCTTACCACAACGGCGATTTCGTGCCCGTCTCCGAAGAGAACTTCAAGGGCAAGTGGTCCGTCGTCGTGTTCTACCCGGCCGACTTCACGTTCGTCTGCCCGACCGAGCTGGGCGACCTCGCCGACCGTTACGCGGAATTCCAGAAGCTGGGTGTCGAAATCTACGGCGTGTCGACCGACACGCACTTCACGCACAAGGCATGGCACGACACGTCGGACACGATCGGCAAGATCAAGTACCCGATGATCGGCGACCCGACGCTCACGCTGTCGCGCAACTTCGACGTGCTGATCGAGGAAGAAGGGATGGCGCTGCGCGGCACGTTCGTGATCAACCCGGAAGGCGAGATCAAGCTGTGCGAAATCCACGACAACGGCATCGGCCGCGACGCAGGCGAACTGCTGCGCAAGGTGCAGGCTGCGCAATACATCGCGGCGCACCCGGGTGAAGTGTGCCCGGCCAAGTGGACGCCGGGTGCGGAAACGCTGACCCCGTCGCTCGACCTGATCGGCAAGATCTGA
- the ahpF gene encoding alkyl hydroperoxide reductase subunit F, with protein sequence MLDANLKNQLKAYLEKITRPIELVASLDDSAKSQELHALLNEIASLTDRVTVTERRDDAERKPSFSIGEPGKPSGIRFAGIPMGHEFTSLVLALLQTGGHPIKLDDDVIEQIRSLDGDYAFETYFSLSCQNCPEVVQALNVMSLINPRIRHVAIDGALFQNEVESRQIMAVPTMFLNGASFGQGRSSVKEILAKLDTGASARAAKSLENKPVFDTLIVGGGPAGAAAAIYSARKGIATGVVAERFGGQVLDTMAIENFVSVQETEGPKFATALEQHVKQYDVDIMDVQRADALIPGDVHQIRLANGAVLKAKTIILATGARWREINVPGEREYRNRGVAYCPHCDGPLFKGKRVAVVGGGNSGVEAAIDLAGIVKEVTLIEYGAQLRADEVLQRKLRSLPNVTIVTQAQTIELTGDGSKLNGLVYKDLRSGETQRIDLEGVFVQIGLVPNTEWLKGTVELSKHGEIVVDARGATSVPGVFAAGDVTTVPFKQIVIAVGEGAKASLGAFDHLIRQDVTPAAAAQPQAEEAVAA encoded by the coding sequence ATGCTCGACGCCAATCTCAAGAACCAACTGAAAGCGTACCTCGAAAAGATCACGCGCCCGATCGAACTCGTCGCCTCGCTCGACGACAGCGCGAAATCGCAGGAACTGCATGCGCTGCTGAACGAGATTGCGTCGCTGACGGATCGCGTGACCGTGACCGAACGCCGCGACGACGCCGAGCGCAAGCCGTCGTTCTCGATCGGCGAGCCCGGCAAGCCGTCCGGCATCCGCTTCGCCGGCATTCCGATGGGCCATGAATTCACGTCGCTCGTGCTCGCGCTGCTGCAGACGGGCGGCCACCCGATCAAGCTCGACGACGACGTGATCGAACAGATCCGCTCGCTCGACGGCGACTACGCGTTCGAGACGTACTTTTCGCTGTCGTGCCAGAACTGCCCGGAAGTCGTGCAGGCGCTGAACGTGATGTCGCTGATCAACCCGCGCATCCGCCACGTCGCGATCGACGGCGCACTGTTCCAGAATGAAGTCGAGTCGCGCCAGATCATGGCCGTGCCGACGATGTTCCTGAACGGCGCATCGTTCGGCCAGGGCCGCAGCAGCGTGAAGGAAATCCTCGCGAAGCTCGATACGGGCGCGAGCGCCCGTGCCGCGAAGTCGCTCGAGAACAAGCCGGTGTTCGACACGCTGATCGTCGGCGGCGGCCCGGCAGGCGCGGCCGCGGCAATCTACTCGGCGCGCAAGGGCATCGCGACGGGCGTCGTCGCCGAGCGTTTCGGCGGCCAGGTGCTCGACACGATGGCGATCGAGAACTTCGTGTCGGTGCAGGAAACCGAAGGGCCCAAGTTCGCGACCGCGCTCGAGCAGCACGTGAAGCAATACGACGTCGACATCATGGACGTACAGCGCGCCGACGCGCTGATCCCGGGCGACGTGCACCAGATCCGCCTCGCGAACGGCGCGGTGCTGAAGGCGAAGACGATCATCCTCGCGACCGGCGCGCGCTGGCGCGAAATCAACGTGCCGGGCGAGCGCGAATACCGCAATCGCGGTGTCGCTTACTGCCCGCACTGCGACGGCCCGTTGTTCAAGGGCAAGCGCGTCGCGGTGGTCGGCGGCGGCAACTCGGGCGTCGAGGCCGCGATCGACCTCGCCGGCATCGTGAAGGAAGTCACGCTGATCGAATACGGCGCGCAACTGCGCGCGGACGAAGTGCTGCAGCGCAAGCTGCGCAGCCTGCCGAACGTGACGATCGTCACGCAGGCGCAGACAATCGAGCTGACCGGCGACGGCAGCAAGCTGAATGGGCTCGTCTACAAGGACCTGCGCTCGGGCGAAACGCAGCGCATCGATCTCGAAGGCGTGTTCGTGCAGATCGGCCTCGTGCCGAACACCGAATGGCTGAAAGGCACGGTCGAACTGTCGAAGCACGGCGAGATCGTCGTCGATGCACGCGGCGCGACGTCGGTGCCCGGCGTGTTCGCGGCCGGCGACGTGACGACGGTGCCGTTCAAGCAGATCGTGATCGCGGTGGGTGAAGGCGCGAAGGCATCGCTCGGCGCGTTCGACCACCTGATCCGGCAGGACGTGACGCCGGCAGCAGCGGCTCAGCCGCAGGCCGAAGAAGCGGTCGCCGCTTAA
- a CDS encoding PIN domain-containing protein yields MIGLDTNVLVRYLVQDDPVQSKKATRLVESLTAEHPGYITQVALVEVVWVLARAYGSDRDEIAQVIEALLRTKELVVEAAETVWKALRVYSGSSADFSDCLIERTCHEAQCQYTMTFDAKAAKVAGMRLVS; encoded by the coding sequence ATGATCGGTCTCGACACGAATGTGCTCGTGAGATATCTCGTGCAGGATGACCCGGTCCAATCGAAGAAGGCGACCCGGCTGGTCGAATCGCTGACTGCCGAGCATCCCGGCTATATCACGCAGGTTGCGTTGGTCGAGGTCGTTTGGGTGCTTGCGCGGGCCTACGGTTCGGACCGCGACGAGATCGCGCAGGTGATCGAGGCGCTATTGCGAACGAAGGAACTGGTGGTCGAAGCCGCGGAAACGGTCTGGAAGGCATTGCGTGTGTATTCCGGCTCGTCCGCGGATTTCTCCGATTGTCTGATCGAACGGACGTGCCATGAGGCGCAATGCCAATACACGATGACGTTTGACGCGAAAGCGGCCAAGGTTGCCGGGATGCGACTCGTCAGTTAA
- a CDS encoding AbrB/MazE/SpoVT family DNA-binding domain-containing protein — MASATVTSKGQVTIPVDVRTRLGLATGDRIEFILNEKTGRYEVVPATGSITSLKGIIRKPAKPVSIEDMNAAIAERGASAR; from the coding sequence ATGGCATCGGCAACCGTGACATCGAAGGGGCAGGTCACCATACCCGTGGACGTGAGAACCCGCCTGGGTCTTGCGACCGGGGATCGAATCGAGTTCATTCTCAACGAAAAGACCGGGCGGTACGAAGTCGTTCCCGCCACGGGTTCGATTACTTCTCTCAAAGGCATCATTCGCAAGCCGGCAAAACCCGTGTCGATCGAAGACATGAATGCTGCGATCGCGGAGCGGGGAGCGTCGGCGCGATGA
- a CDS encoding carboxymuconolactone decarboxylase family protein yields the protein MTDRLPPFDPESATDAQKAVLADILSGPRGNLNGPFLGWIASPEVAQHAQKLGAFCRYRTGLPLRLSELAILVTAARWRSQAEWHIHHPIALDAGVPAATADAIRRGIEPAFESDDDALIHAFASELYDTRRVSDATFARAQARFGHETVVNLVALLGYYALVAMTLNTFGMRAEGQTDLPFPE from the coding sequence ATGACAGACAGACTGCCGCCGTTCGATCCCGAATCGGCCACCGACGCCCAGAAGGCCGTGCTGGCCGACATTCTCAGCGGCCCGCGCGGCAATTTGAACGGGCCGTTTCTCGGCTGGATCGCCAGCCCCGAGGTGGCCCAGCACGCGCAGAAGCTCGGCGCGTTCTGCCGCTATCGCACGGGCCTGCCGCTGCGGCTGTCGGAGCTCGCGATTCTCGTGACGGCCGCGCGCTGGCGCTCGCAGGCCGAGTGGCACATCCACCATCCGATCGCGCTCGACGCGGGTGTACCGGCCGCGACCGCCGACGCGATCCGGCGGGGCATCGAACCTGCATTCGAGTCGGATGACGACGCGTTGATCCATGCGTTCGCGAGCGAGCTGTACGACACGCGGCGCGTCAGCGACGCGACGTTCGCGCGCGCGCAAGCGCGCTTCGGCCACGAAACCGTCGTGAATCTCGTTGCGCTGCTCGGCTATTACGCGCTCGTCGCGATGACGTTGAACACGTTCGGCATGCGTGCGGAAGGGCAAACCGATTTGCCGTTTCCGGAGTAA
- a CDS encoding aspartate aminotransferase family protein: MTTVFHRTPRATLPVAVAGDGIEIIDSTGKRYIDACGGAAVSCLGHSNQRVIDAIKRQAQQLPYAHTSFFTTDVAEELADRLVDGAPAGLEHVYFVSGGSEAIEAALKLARQYFVEKGEPQRRHFIARRQSYHGNTLGALAIGGNAWRREPFLPLLIEAHHVSPCYAYRDQQAGEADEAYAQRLADELEQKIVELGAENVAAFVAETVVGATAGAVPPVRTYLKKIRAVCDKYGVLLILDEIMSGMGRTGYLYACDEDGVAPDLLTIAKGLGAGYQPIGATLVSDRIYRTIVDGSGFFQHGHTYLGHATACAAALEVQRVIAEEKLLDNVKARGEQLRASLREHYGAHPHVGDVRGRGLFVGVELVRDRDSKATFDPALKLHAAVKREAMQRGLMVYPMGGTIDGVHGDHILIAPPFVCTAQQIDTIVERLSGAIDAALAAAGA, translated from the coding sequence ATGACGACCGTTTTCCATCGCACCCCGCGCGCCACCTTGCCCGTCGCCGTCGCTGGCGACGGCATCGAGATCATCGACTCGACCGGCAAACGCTATATCGACGCATGCGGCGGCGCGGCCGTCTCGTGTCTCGGCCACAGCAACCAGCGCGTGATCGACGCGATCAAGCGGCAGGCGCAGCAACTGCCGTACGCGCATACGTCGTTCTTCACGACCGACGTGGCCGAGGAACTGGCCGACCGGCTCGTCGACGGCGCGCCGGCCGGCCTCGAACACGTGTATTTCGTGTCGGGCGGCTCCGAGGCGATCGAGGCCGCGCTGAAGCTCGCGCGCCAGTATTTCGTCGAGAAGGGCGAGCCGCAGCGCCGCCATTTCATCGCGCGACGCCAGAGCTATCACGGCAACACGCTCGGCGCGCTCGCGATCGGCGGCAACGCGTGGCGGCGCGAGCCGTTCCTGCCGCTGCTGATCGAAGCGCATCACGTGAGCCCGTGTTATGCGTACCGCGACCAGCAGGCAGGGGAAGCCGACGAAGCGTATGCGCAGCGCCTGGCGGACGAGCTCGAACAGAAGATCGTCGAACTCGGCGCAGAAAACGTCGCGGCGTTCGTCGCGGAAACGGTGGTGGGCGCAACGGCCGGCGCGGTGCCGCCGGTGCGCACGTACCTGAAGAAGATTCGTGCGGTGTGCGACAAGTACGGTGTACTGCTGATCCTCGACGAGATCATGTCGGGGATGGGGCGCACGGGCTACCTGTACGCGTGCGATGAAGACGGCGTCGCGCCCGACCTGCTGACGATCGCGAAAGGGCTCGGCGCGGGCTACCAGCCGATCGGCGCGACGCTCGTCAGCGACCGCATCTACCGGACGATCGTCGACGGGTCGGGCTTCTTCCAGCACGGCCATACGTACCTCGGCCACGCGACCGCATGCGCAGCCGCACTCGAAGTGCAGCGCGTGATCGCCGAAGAGAAGCTGCTCGACAACGTGAAGGCGCGCGGCGAGCAGTTGCGCGCATCGCTCCGCGAGCACTACGGCGCGCATCCGCATGTCGGCGACGTGCGCGGCCGCGGGCTGTTCGTCGGCGTCGAGCTCGTGCGCGATCGCGACAGCAAGGCGACGTTCGATCCGGCGCTGAAGCTGCACGCGGCAGTCAAGCGCGAAGCGATGCAGCGCGGCCTGATGGTGTATCCGATGGGCGGGACGATCGACGGCGTCCACGGCGATCACATCCTGATCGCGCCGCCGTTCGTCTGCACCGCGCAGCAGATCGATACGATCGTCGAGCGGCTGTCGGGCGCGATCGACGCGGCGCTCGCCGCGGCCGGCGCGTGA
- a CDS encoding C45 family autoproteolytic acyltransferase/hydolase — protein sequence MPLSLSPVIAGAPFDIGVRLGELARPVFDAYMQQSSAWQAVRRWRGHPFVGALRQAALAAYPDLVAELDGIAAGIGWPAEDIFLWNCRGELIHNAPDGCTTLAARGADGTRWIAHNEDGDPFLRERCLLVDVQPEGKPGFISFYYPGSLPGHTFAANRAGIAQAINNLRIRTPAAGVPRMILARAVLDATSLDAAADVLRLHARASGFHHTLGATGDARLLSIEASAARCSAIDVARLAGHANHLVHPGCEAEAQIVTQSSADRQRRVDALTPGIDAIDEAALLRVLGDRAPEGLPIYRDDPADPDDENTLATAVFAIGASAIDFTIHQHGTQRFATRIVPSGRAHGAS from the coding sequence ATGCCGCTTTCCCTTTCTCCCGTCATCGCCGGCGCGCCGTTCGACATCGGCGTGCGCCTCGGCGAGCTCGCCCGTCCCGTGTTCGATGCGTACATGCAGCAGAGCAGCGCGTGGCAGGCCGTGCGCCGCTGGCGCGGCCATCCGTTCGTCGGCGCGTTGCGGCAGGCGGCGCTGGCCGCGTATCCCGATCTCGTCGCGGAACTGGACGGGATCGCGGCGGGCATCGGCTGGCCGGCCGAGGACATCTTTTTGTGGAACTGCCGCGGCGAACTGATCCACAACGCGCCGGACGGCTGCACGACGCTCGCCGCGCGCGGCGCGGACGGCACGCGCTGGATCGCGCACAACGAGGACGGCGATCCGTTCCTGCGCGAGCGCTGCCTGCTCGTCGACGTGCAGCCGGAGGGCAAGCCGGGCTTCATCAGTTTCTACTACCCCGGTTCGCTGCCGGGCCATACGTTTGCCGCGAACCGCGCGGGCATCGCGCAGGCGATCAACAACCTGCGGATCCGCACGCCGGCAGCGGGCGTGCCGCGAATGATCCTCGCGCGCGCCGTGCTCGACGCGACGTCGCTCGACGCGGCGGCCGACGTGCTGCGCCTGCATGCACGCGCGAGCGGCTTTCATCACACGCTCGGCGCGACCGGCGATGCACGGCTGCTGAGCATCGAAGCGAGCGCCGCGCGCTGTTCGGCGATCGACGTCGCACGGCTCGCCGGCCATGCGAACCATCTCGTGCATCCCGGCTGCGAAGCAGAAGCGCAGATCGTCACGCAATCGTCGGCCGATCGCCAGCGGCGCGTCGATGCGCTGACGCCGGGTATCGACGCGATCGACGAAGCGGCGCTGCTGCGCGTGCTCGGCGATCGCGCGCCGGAAGGGCTGCCGATCTACCGCGACGACCCGGCCGACCCCGACGACGAGAACACGCTCGCGACCGCGGTGTTCGCGATCGGCGCGTCGGCGATCGATTTCACCATTCACCAGCACGGCACGCAGCGCTTCGCGACGCGCATCGTGCCGTCCGGGCGCGCGCACGGCGCGTCCTGA
- the glnQ gene encoding glutamine ABC transporter ATP-binding protein GlnQ, with amino-acid sequence MSMIEFQNVSKSFGHVPVLKHIDLKIDAGEVVVVIGPSGSGKSTMLRCINALEKITGGELLVDGQSVRGNATTIRNIRLEAGMVFQQFNLFPQMTALENVMFGPIQVRGASRAEARDQAMALLDKVGLESRANHYPSELSGGQQQRVAIARALAIRPRLMLFDEPTSALDPELRHEVLKVMQDLATEGMTMIVVTHEIGFAKRVGTRLLFMDQGGIAEDGHPVDLIDRPPTPRLKEFLKHVS; translated from the coding sequence ATGAGCATGATCGAATTCCAGAACGTGTCGAAGAGCTTCGGCCACGTGCCGGTGCTGAAGCATATCGACCTGAAGATCGACGCGGGCGAGGTGGTCGTCGTGATCGGCCCGTCGGGCTCGGGCAAATCGACGATGCTGCGCTGTATCAACGCGCTCGAGAAAATCACCGGCGGCGAGCTGCTGGTCGACGGCCAGAGCGTGCGCGGCAACGCGACGACGATCCGCAACATCCGGCTCGAAGCCGGCATGGTGTTCCAGCAGTTCAACCTGTTTCCGCAAATGACCGCGCTCGAGAACGTGATGTTCGGGCCGATCCAGGTGCGCGGCGCATCGCGCGCCGAAGCACGCGACCAGGCGATGGCGCTGCTCGACAAGGTCGGCCTCGAATCGCGCGCGAATCACTACCCGTCCGAGCTGTCGGGCGGCCAGCAGCAGCGCGTCGCGATCGCGCGCGCGCTTGCGATCCGGCCGCGGCTGATGCTGTTCGACGAGCCGACGTCGGCGCTCGATCCGGAATTGCGCCACGAAGTGCTGAAAGTGATGCAGGATCTTGCTACCGAAGGGATGACGATGATCGTCGTCACGCACGAGATCGGCTTCGCGAAGCGGGTCGGCACGCGCCTGCTGTTCATGGATCAGGGCGGCATCGCCGAGGACGGTCATCCGGTCGACCTGATCGACCGGCCGCCGACGCCGCGCCTGAAGGAATTCCTGAAACACGTGTCCTGA
- the glnP gene encoding glutamine ABC transporter permease GlnP — protein MNFDWSAIWAALPDLMDGVRLTVFIALFGLVGGFIVGMVAGMFRAYGPKAMNVLVQVYIELIRGTPIVVQVMFLYFALPLLAHIRIDGLTAAIIAITVNSGAYLAEVVRGALLSIPKGLTEAGLAMGLSMPRVLLKVVGPLAFRRLIPPLGNQCIVSLKDTSLFIVIGVGELTRKGQEIIAGNFQAVEIWSAVAVIYLILTGAMTLTLRLVEKRMRIL, from the coding sequence GTGAATTTCGATTGGTCGGCGATCTGGGCGGCGTTGCCGGACCTGATGGACGGGGTCCGGTTGACGGTGTTCATCGCATTATTCGGGCTGGTGGGCGGTTTCATCGTCGGGATGGTCGCGGGCATGTTCCGCGCATACGGACCGAAGGCGATGAACGTGCTCGTACAGGTCTACATTGAATTGATTCGCGGCACGCCGATCGTCGTGCAGGTGATGTTCCTGTATTTCGCGCTGCCGTTGCTCGCGCACATCCGGATCGACGGCCTGACGGCCGCGATCATCGCGATCACGGTGAATTCCGGCGCGTATCTCGCGGAAGTGGTGCGCGGCGCGCTGCTGTCGATCCCGAAGGGGCTGACGGAAGCGGGGCTCGCGATGGGCTTGTCGATGCCGCGCGTGCTGCTGAAGGTGGTCGGGCCGCTGGCGTTCCGGCGGCTGATTCCGCCGCTCGGCAACCAGTGCATCGTGAGCCTGAAGGACACGTCGCTGTTCATCGTGATCGGCGTCGGCGAACTGACGCGCAAGGGGCAGGAAATCATCGCGGGCAACTTCCAGGCGGTCGAGATCTGGAGCGCGGTGGCTGTGATCTACTTGATTCTTACCGGCGCGATGACGCTGACGCTTCGGCTCGTCGAAAAGAGGATGCGCATCCTATGA
- the glnH gene encoding glutamine ABC transporter substrate-binding protein GlnH, which produces MSRRSFLKAVAVVAALGASLAHADTKTLVVGTDTSFMPFEFKQGDKYVGFDLDLWAEIAKDQGWKYTIQPMDFAGLIPALQTQNIDVALSGMTIKEERKKAIDFSAPYYDSGLAAMVQTGNTTIKSIDDLNGKVIAAKTGTATIDWIKAHLKPKEIRQFPNIDQAYLALEAGRVDAAMHDTPNVLFFVNNEGKGKVQVAGQPVSGDKYGMGFPKGSPLVPKVNASLVKIKADGRYAQIYKKWFGAEPPKM; this is translated from the coding sequence ATGAGTCGCCGTTCCTTCCTGAAAGCCGTCGCGGTCGTTGCCGCGCTCGGCGCAAGCCTCGCGCACGCGGATACCAAGACGCTCGTCGTCGGCACCGATACGTCGTTCATGCCGTTCGAGTTCAAGCAGGGCGACAAGTACGTCGGCTTCGATCTCGACCTGTGGGCGGAGATCGCGAAGGACCAGGGCTGGAAATACACGATCCAGCCGATGGATTTCGCGGGCCTGATCCCGGCGCTGCAGACGCAGAACATCGACGTCGCGCTGTCGGGGATGACGATCAAGGAAGAGCGCAAGAAGGCGATCGACTTCTCCGCGCCGTACTACGACAGCGGCCTCGCGGCGATGGTGCAGACCGGCAACACGACGATCAAGTCGATCGACGACCTGAACGGCAAGGTGATCGCCGCGAAGACGGGCACCGCGACGATCGACTGGATCAAGGCGCACCTGAAGCCGAAGGAGATCCGCCAGTTCCCGAACATCGACCAGGCCTACCTCGCGCTTGAAGCCGGCCGTGTCGATGCGGCGATGCACGACACGCCGAACGTGCTGTTCTTCGTGAACAACGAAGGCAAGGGCAAGGTGCAGGTCGCGGGCCAGCCGGTCAGCGGCGACAAGTACGGGATGGGTTTCCCGAAGGGCAGCCCGCTCGTGCCGAAGGTCAACGCGTCGCTCGTGAAGATCAAGGCCGACGGCCGCTACGCGCAGATCTACAAGAAGTGGTTCGGTGCCGAGCCGCCGAAGATGTGA